The Leopardus geoffroyi isolate Oge1 chromosome C1, O.geoffroyi_Oge1_pat1.0, whole genome shotgun sequence sequence GGGTGTGGCCCAGGGCGCGGAGCTGCGGGCGCCCAGGGGACCCCGGCGCTGGGGCAGCCGATGGGGGGCTTCCCCGCGCGCGGGGTCGCGgccgggagggggggcgggggcggctcgGGAGCAGCGGGTTGAACTCACCTTGGCTGGAGGCGCGGCGGGGACGCTCGCTCGGCTGGGACGCGCGGGCCAGTGAGCAGAGCGTGGCGGGCTGGGAGCCTTAgtatgggggagtgggggtggggaggggaggcaggaggagccTGGGCCGGTGTCCCGGTCCCTGctcaccccaccccttccccgccCTCCTCTTCCTGTCCCCCCGCGCCCCGCGCGGGCACACACCCTCCGAGGCGATGCCGTGGGCCTCACGCCCAGCCTCCGCCCGCTGTCACCTCGGCGGAGAGCGTTCTTGTGCACGTCCGTCCCCGCTCCAGGGCTCTCGGATGGTTCAGGACACCCCGCCCTGGGCCGTGCCCTTCCTCTCGGGTCTGGTTTTAGAGAGGGAAGGCGCAGTCCTCAATACAGCCGTTCTGCGGGTGGGGCGCGCTGCCCCACAACCGGTGTAACCTACAGGTCCAGGAATTAATTTCTAGACAACACTGCTGGGAGGGGCACGTGGAGTCCTAACCGCCGCAGGATGGTCGTAGTTCTCGTGTTAGGCCCAGGATTTCAGTCCCGAGGGTCTTCGTGGCCTGCGCCCCGCTCCACCTACTCCTGGTGCCCGTCTCTCTGGGTAGGGTATGAAGAGTGCCGCTCGGCTTGTTGGCGCCGTGGATACAAACTCTTTGTTCCACAAGGGATTTACCCCTCCTTGGGGATGGCTTTACGTGGTGGAAAACTCAGCTTGACATTGTTAAGACCAAAGTTTCTAAGCCTCCTTTTTGTCCTGTAATTGGCTTGTTTGGTTCTCAAAGCCCTTTAGgagaaatttctggaagaaatttaGAGAAAACCTAAGTGTCTCCTACTGGATGGATAGTGTTCCCCCGCccccatttattttaattgtggttAGGGTTAAA is a genomic window containing:
- the LOC123596855 gene encoding basic proline-rich protein-like encodes the protein MKNSNPRGRARPRAGCPEPSESPGAGTDVHKNALRRGDSGRRLGVRPTASPRRVCARAGRGGTGRGGRGRGGVSRDRDTGPGSSCLPSPPPLPHTKAPSPPRSAHWPARPSRASVPAAPPAKVSSTRCSRAAPAPPPGRDPARGEAPHRLPQRRGPLGARSSAPWATPRRDRQRPCRDPRGVEEGRSSSIPGPPCPRLGPLRSPPFPSISPHSHFPAFPLVTRAIRPVLAGICARSGCRLTSVQMCAASSELDCPAAGRSLPKGHCSVPRPDVSA